The sequence TGCCTGCAGGGCGATGTCTGCCCCGAATCTCCTGGCTGCTTCCAATCGATACTCGTCAATGTCAGTGGCGACTATGTGGCTTGCTCCGAGGGCGCGGGCCAGGAGAACGTGGAGCAGCCCGGCAATGCCACTACCGATAACGAGTACGCTCTGGCCCGGTCGAATGCCGGCGATTCTCTGGCCGCGGAGGACACAGGCCAGCGGCTCGATGAAGGTTGCCTGTTCATAGGACATGCTGTCGGGCAGGAGGAACGTGCCGCGGTCTACATTTATGGCCGGTAACCGGACATACTCGGCAAAGCCGCCCGGGTGGAAGTTCGTCCGGCGCAGGGTCTCGCACATGGTGTGGTGTCCGGTAAGGCAGTAGTGGCAGGTGTTGCAGGGGACGTGATGGGCGGCAATGACGCGGTCGCCCACCTTGAAGCCCTCCACGCCCTCGCCGACTTCTACAACCTGACCGGCAATCTCGTGGCCCAGCACCAATGGGGCACGGTCCAGGCGATACCACTCCATGACATCACTGCCACAGATGCCGCTGGCCTCGATTTGCACCAGCAACTCTCCGGGACCGATTTCGGGGATAGGCATCTCCTCGATGCGGATGTCCCGGTTGTTGTACCACATGGCAACGCGCATCGTTGCGTCGCCAACGTGGGCAAATGGAGCGCTCAACAGCTTCCCCCAGCAGACTCACCCTCTGCGTCCCAGAATGCTTTCAGCAGCATGAGCCTAACTCT comes from Dehalococcoidales bacterium and encodes:
- a CDS encoding alcohol dehydrogenase catalytic domain-containing protein encodes the protein MSAPFAHVGDATMRVAMWYNNRDIRIEEMPIPEIGPGELLVQIEASGICGSDVMEWYRLDRAPLVLGHEIAGQVVEVGEGVEGFKVGDRVIAAHHVPCNTCHYCLTGHHTMCETLRRTNFHPGGFAEYVRLPAINVDRGTFLLPDSMSYEQATFIEPLACVLRGQRIAGIRPGQSVLVIGSGIAGLLHVLLARALGASHIVATDIDEYRLEAARRFGADIALQA